TACGGGCAATATCGTGATGATTTTGATACTTCTTGTTGGTTTGTCGTCTGTTGGCAAGAGTGCACCGTTTCAAATGTTTATATCCCTATTTGGTGGCTTTTACCTGCTATATGTTGCTTTTGAGATTTTTAGGCACAGAAAAGAGCAAGTTAGGGCTGCACAGACTAAGGCGAAAACATTTTACTTTAAGGGTTTAACCGTGAATCTGTCAAACCCGAAGGCTATTATCTTTTTTAGTGCCATTCTTGCGCCATTCTTAGACAAAGGTTCCCTTGCTTTAAATCTATTGAGTCTGTTTTTAGGTATTCTACTTGCATTTTTAACGGC
This genomic stretch from Hippea alviniae EP5-r harbors:
- a CDS encoding LysE family translocator; this encodes MNIELFLIGFIAALTPGPDILLTIQTTLNHSFKEGLKVVSGILTGNIVMILILLVGLSSVGKSAPFQMFISLFGGFYLLYVAFEIFRHRKEQVRAAQTKAKTFYFKGLTVNLSNPKAIIFFSAILAPFLDKGSLALNLLSLFLGILLAFLTATFLTEFFRKNLLNPKVSAAINTISSIIFFLFSIELFRNFYSIAADFFSLLKS